From a region of the Synchiropus splendidus isolate RoL2022-P1 chromosome 12, RoL_Sspl_1.0, whole genome shotgun sequence genome:
- the pou2f2a gene encoding POU domain, class 2, transcription factor 2, whose amino-acid sequence MFVPLPVPFVFQRTAPDLNAWRLKSPLALRSNPDIRMSKPVEVEKLGADSPLDSTDSERNGSESNHQTQSMKVNPFSLSPTLSNSKNKMEECGEMSPALPPPHAPTPSQTALQHTQLMLTGSQLAGLTALLPAQQQLLLQQAQAQLLAAAVQQSSAAHAAHAAHAAAQANQQAQAAAAAVAAANQPQQQQQTGQQTQAASQGQSTQEQTAQSVPVPPPPPQLALSQPIQLTAQDIQQLLQLQQLVLVPGHSLPSPAQFLLPQAQQAQQGLLSTPNLISLPQQNQGSLLTAQVRMGLQAQRDKSVEVSSAGSVTALTPVTSHPEEPSDLEELEQFARTFKQRRIKLGFTQGDVGLAMGKLYGNDFSQTTISRFEALNLSFKNMCKLKPLLEKWLNDAETMSIDSTLPSPSSLSSPSLGFDGVPGRRRKKRTSIETNVRVALERSFMTNQKPTSEEILLIAEQLNMEKEVIRVWFCNRRQKEKRINPSSATPPLPSQPPTAPPTHKPPCYSPHLMSSQMSQAVTSLSSTTASTMSSICPLTSSLTSTHPSLSSAHPSLTSSHSSAPSPVTPPPPPRSTASPATPSHSTLNLNTGLWRMGKKNGDVSSYITDFAANLRNTVMGVNTGMNQALLGNNPLATIQALAASGGQLPLSSLEGASKVMLGSGGQGGSLASSLFLNHPALLHMGQNPGAGLVSAAVAKASQASPFPSASSISPTPCSPSPCSSPVSSCSSIEMVHSPPSPGGAKIE is encoded by the exons ACATCAGGATGTCCAAGCCAGTAGAGGTGGAGAAACTGGGGGCCGACTCACCGCTGGACAGCACAG ATTCCGAGCGAAACGGATCTGAATCAAATCATCAG ACTCAGTCAATGAAAGTCAACCCCTTCTCCCTTTCGCCGACCCTGAGCAACAGCAAG AATAAGATGGAGGAATGTGGTGAGATGTCCCCGGCCCTTCCTCCCCCTCACGCTCCGACCCCATCTCAGACCgccctgcaacacacacagctcatgCTGACCGGCTCCCAGCTAGCAGGG TTGACCGCTCTGCTTCcggctcagcagcagctgttgcTGCAGCAGGCTCAAGCGCAGCTCCTGGCCGCTGCTGTGCAGCAGTCCAGCGCCGCCCACGCCGCGCACGCCGCTCACGCGGCCGCCCAAGCCAATCAGCAAGCtcaggcggcggcggcggcagtgGCAGCGGCCaatcagccgcagcagcagcagcagacaggaCAGCAGACGCAGGCAGCTTCGCAGGGCCAGAGCACGCAGGAACAGACCGCCCAAAGTGTGCCCGTCCCGCCTCCTCCGCCCCAGCTCGCCCTTTCTCAGCCAATCCAGCTCACCGCCCAG GACATCCAGCAgttgctgcagctccagcagctggtcCTGGTGCCCGGACACTCCCTCCCCTCTCCTGCCCAGTTCCTCCTCCCACAGGCCCAGCAGGCCCAGCAAG GACTCCTGTCGACACCAAATCTTATTTCGCTACCTCAGCAAAACCAAGGGAGCCTGCTGACCGCTCAGGTCCGAATGGGACTGCAAGCACAG CGAGACAAGAGTGTGGAGGTGAGCAGCGCGGGCAGCGTGACGGCGCTGACGCCGGTGACCTCTCACCCGGAGGAGCCCAGtgacctggaggagctggagcagttCGCCCGCACTTTCAAGCAGAGACGTATTAAGCTGGGATTCACACAG GGAGACGTCGGCCTGGCCATGGGGAAGCTGTACGGCAACGACTTCAGCCAGACCACCATCTCTCGCTTCGAGGCCCTCAACTTGAGCTTCAAGAACATGTGCAAACTGAAGCCGCTGCTGGAGAAGTGGCTCAATGATGCAG AGACCATGTCCATAGACAGCACCCTGCCCAGTCCCAGCTCCCTGTCTTCTCCGTCGCTGGGCTTTGACGGCGTCCCTGGGCGCCGCAGGAAGAAGAGAACCAGCATTGAGACGAATGTACGCGTGGCGCTGGAGCGTTCTTTCATGACG AACCAGAAGCCTACCTCAGAAGAGATTCTGCTGATCGCAGAGCAGCTCAACATGGAGAAAGAGGTGATCAGAGTTTGGTTCTGCAACCGCAGACAGAAAGAGAAACGCATCAATCCCAGCAGCGCCACCCCACCCCTGCCCAGCCAGCCCCCCACCGCTCCACCAACGCACAAACCCCCCTGCTACAGCCCCCACCTG ATGTCCAGCCAGATGTCACAGGCCGTgaccagtctcagcagcacaaCGGCGTCCACCATGTCCTCCATCTGCCCCCTGACCTCCAGCCTTACCTCCACCCATCCTTCCCTCAGCTCTGCTCACCCTTCCCTCACCTCCTCTCACAGCTCCGCACCTTCCCCGGTGActccgccccctcctccccgcAGCACAGCCAGCCCGGCCACTCCCAGCCACAGCACACTCAACCTGAACACGGG CTTATGGCGTATGGGTAAAAAGAACGGTGACGTGTCTAGCTACATCACCGATTTTGCTGCAAACTTGAG GAACACTGTGATGGGGGTTAACACAGGGATGAACCAAGCTCTCCTCGGTAACAATCCCCTGGCCACTattcaag CCCTGGCAGCCAGTGGTGGCCAGCTGCCTCTTTCCAGTCTTGAAGGAGCCAGCAAGGTGATGCTGGGGTCCGGCGGTCAGGGAGGAAGCCTGgcctcctccctcttcctcaACCACCCAGCTCTCCTCCACATGGGTCAGAACCCCGGAGCCGGACTGGTCAGCGCAGCCGTAGCCAAAGCCTCCCAGGCCTCCCCCTTCCCCTCAGCCAGCAGTATCAGCCCTACCCCATGCTCCCCCTCACCCTGCTCCAGCCCGGTCTCCTCTTGCTCCTCCATCGAGATGGTACACAGCCCACCCTCTCCGGGCGGCGCCAAGATCGAGTGA